One genomic window of Branchiostoma lanceolatum isolate klBraLanc5 chromosome 5, klBraLanc5.hap2, whole genome shotgun sequence includes the following:
- the LOC136435118 gene encoding uncharacterized protein isoform X3, with protein MQPLAVFPKEGIVPVANPPGQPDDFTLLLPMFKDNLRPIQDNLVEVEMDIGRIPIARYYSPESPCLLAAIRLSEQTLTRETLETILFALPLERSAIGQGRVLLRGSLHWISTLKNSLGEVVGLTLRRGQAVPGCLDLLWDVVTSGTSTLIVGRPCSGKTTLLREWARVLSDVCYRRVIVVDSLNEIAGGDDIPHPGIGGARRVQVHNRCEQVSQLQTAARNHSPDCIIVDEVQTQEEVTALQAIRLTGIQVVAGVCAGCLTDLLHNSVMRGLLGLSDPPSSISAPPGVSQQPLTFPQTLPVFQAAVTIHNRDTVSVYSDIASFVSVWLLEGRFPLAQHRKRVVTRDRETEL; from the exons ATGCAGCCGCTTGCTGTTTTCCCAAAGGAGGGCATTGTACCAGTGGCCAACCCCCCTGGACAACCTGATGACTTCACATTACTGCTGCCCATGTTCAAGGACAACCTCAGACCTATCCAGGACAACCTGGTGGAAGTGGAGATGGATATTGGGAGGATTCCTATTGCTAG ATATTACAGCCCAGAGAGTCCATGTCTCCTGGCTGCCATCAGACTGAGTGAGCAGACTCTGACCAGAGAAACCTTAGAAACCATCCTGTTTGCCCTGCCTCTGGAGAGGTCTGCCATTGGTCAGGGGAGAGTTCTACTCAGGGGCTCACTCCACTGGATCAG CACTCTGAAGAATAGTTTGGGTGAGGTGGTTGGGCTGACCCTGCGGAGAGGTCAGGCAGTGCCTGGCTGTCTGGACCTGTTGTGGGACGTGGTGACGTCAGGCACATCCACACTCATCGTTGGACGGCCCTGCAGTGGGAAGACCACCCTGCTGAGGGAGTGGGCCCGAGTACTGAGCGATGTCTGCTACAGGAGGGTCATTGTGGTGGACTCACTGAATGAG attGCTGGTGGAGACGACATCCCACATCCAGGTATAGGAGGTGCCAGGAGGGTTCAG GTGCACAACAGGTGTGAGCAGGTGTCCCAGCTGCAGACAGCTGCAAGGAACCACTCCCCTGACTGCATCATTGTAGATGAAGTACAGACACAGGAGGAGGTTACTGCACTACAGGCCATCAGACTTACAG GCATACAGGTGGTAGCCGGGGTCTGTGCAGGCTGTCTGACTGACCTTCTACACAACAGTGTGATGAGAGGACTTCTGGGGCTGTCTGATCCACCCTCCTCTATCTCAGCACCACCAGGTGTGAGTCAGCAGCCTCTCACATTCCCACAGACCCTGCCTGTGTTTCAGGCTGCCGTGACAATCCACAACAGAGACACTGTGTCGGTTTACTCTGACATTGCTTCTTTTGTGAGTGTGTGGTTATTAGAAGGAAGGTTTCCTCTTGCACAGCACAGGAAGAGGGTTGTCACAAGGGACAGGGAGACAGAACTGTAG